One genomic region from Cyanobium usitatum str. Tous encodes:
- a CDS encoding DUF1254 domain-containing protein, with the protein MTRRQTAARFFTNKYYATPPASRLIPPVRPAALALGILAQLAPLSGPTLAQAAPTASAKTSVDRPALGRLQLENGYPTAATARKLYDELDLQRATQAYLWALPAVGYKALYDAQAKTMGVRNGDVLLYRTLQDKAGMLTPNITTLYAFSFWDLAKQGPLVVEVPAGLTAGGVLDIWQQPITDLGQTGPDKGAGGKYLILPPGGPEVVAPGYRIFRSPSNQVWFGTRGLAPDKAVAEATVRQHRLYGWNQRANPPVSRYEEVGGRLWQSAQPADLSYWRLLSELYANEPVAPRDRMMFGMLSPLGIAPGQAFKPDARQARILGEAAQLGDLMARTIAYDKRTPGATVNPGKHWEYAVLFDLDQESPDKRRVQFDERISWFYEAIAMSVGMQGRVVGFGQVYLEASKDAKGQWLDGGRSYRMRVPANAPVKQFWSITLYDNLSRSLLITPQGADGSVDVDFGPIRPAGAKNWIQTTPGKGWFAYFRFYAPTEPYFAKTWQLNDITPIQP; encoded by the coding sequence GTGACTCGGCGGCAGACAGCGGCGAGGTTCTTCACTAATAAGTATTACGCGACCCCTCCAGCATCCCGCTTAATACCCCCTGTCCGCCCCGCAGCGCTCGCCCTGGGAATCCTGGCCCAGCTGGCTCCCCTGAGCGGCCCGACCCTGGCCCAGGCCGCACCCACCGCTTCAGCCAAAACCAGCGTGGACAGGCCGGCTTTGGGACGGCTGCAACTGGAGAACGGCTACCCCACCGCCGCCACAGCCCGCAAGCTCTACGACGAACTCGACCTGCAGCGCGCCACCCAGGCATACCTCTGGGCCCTGCCGGCGGTGGGCTACAAGGCCCTCTACGACGCCCAGGCCAAAACCATGGGCGTGCGCAACGGCGATGTGCTGCTCTACCGCACGCTGCAGGACAAGGCGGGGATGCTCACCCCCAACATCACCACCCTCTACGCCTTCAGCTTCTGGGATCTGGCCAAGCAGGGGCCGCTGGTGGTGGAGGTACCGGCCGGGCTCACAGCCGGCGGTGTGCTCGACATCTGGCAGCAGCCGATCACCGACCTTGGCCAGACCGGGCCCGACAAGGGGGCCGGAGGCAAGTACCTGATCCTTCCCCCCGGTGGGCCGGAGGTGGTGGCCCCGGGCTACAGGATCTTCCGCTCCCCCAGCAACCAGGTGTGGTTCGGCACCCGCGGCCTGGCCCCCGACAAGGCCGTGGCCGAGGCCACCGTGCGCCAGCACCGGCTCTACGGCTGGAACCAGCGCGCCAATCCGCCGGTGTCCCGCTACGAGGAGGTGGGTGGTCGCCTCTGGCAATCGGCCCAGCCCGCCGACCTCTCCTACTGGCGGCTGCTCAGTGAGCTCTACGCCAACGAGCCCGTCGCGCCGCGCGACCGGATGATGTTCGGGATGCTGTCGCCGCTGGGCATTGCGCCTGGCCAGGCCTTCAAACCCGATGCGCGCCAGGCGCGGATCCTGGGCGAGGCGGCCCAGCTGGGCGACCTGATGGCCCGCACCATCGCCTACGACAAGCGCACCCCAGGCGCCACGGTGAACCCCGGCAAGCACTGGGAGTACGCGGTTCTGTTCGATCTGGATCAGGAATCGCCCGACAAGCGCCGCGTGCAGTTCGACGAGCGCATCTCCTGGTTCTACGAAGCGATCGCCATGTCGGTGGGGATGCAGGGCCGGGTAGTGGGCTTCGGCCAGGTGTATTTGGAGGCCTCTAAGGACGCCAAGGGCCAGTGGCTCGACGGCGGCCGCAGCTACCGCATGCGCGTGCCGGCCAATGCGCCGGTGAAGCAGTTCTGGTCGATCACCCTCTACGACAACCTCAGCCGCAGCCTGCTGATCACCCCCCAGGGAGCCGACGGCTCGGTGGATGTGGATTTCGGGCCCATAAGGCCTGCTGGCGCCAAGAACTGGATCCAAACCACGCCGGGCAAGGGCTGGTTCGCCTACTTCCGCTTCTACGCCCCCACCGAGCCCTATTTCGCCAAGACCTGGCAGCTCAACGACATAACCCCGATCCAGCCATGA